The genomic window ATTCATGGTTGCATGCACCATTTTCGAAAATTCTTTCGGATATGCATTTGCAATTACAGAAATTACTCCACATGCGCCCATTGAAATAATAGGCAGGGCGAGTGCATCGTCTCCTGCAACCACTTCGAGCGATGCGGGTTTTTCGTATAGCAGATCCATCACCTGGTCCATATTGTCTGTGGCCTCTTTGATTGCCATAACGTTCGGACAATCTCTGGCAATACGCAGGGTTGTTTCAGGTTCCATGTTCACCACCGTGCGGCCCGGAACATTGTACAGAACAACAGGAATGGGTGCATGTTCTGCAATCATTTTGTAATGCATGTACATCCCGTCCTGATTTGGCTTGTTGTAATACGGCATTACCGAAAGCAAAGCCGATGCCCCGGTGAAATCGAAGAGGTTCATTTCTTCGATGAGCTTTGTTGTGTTGTTGCTCCCAAAGCCAATTACAATGGGTACTTTGCCGTTCAGATGTTTGGAAACCAACTGCAAGGCTTCTTGTTTTTCCTGCAGCGAAACAGTTGGAGACTCGCCGGTAGTGCCGAAAAGCACAATGTAATCCACACCGCCATCAACCACATGATCAACAAGTCTGATCATGCTTTTGAAATCTATAGCTCCCTGTTCATCAAACGGTGTGACGAGCGCCACTCCACATCCTTGTACTGAAAATTTCATATTTGCTTTTTTTGAAACATATTCTGGAAATGAATTGCCAGCGAAAACATCTCTTCCTGCGAGTGTCCTGGCAAGACTTCAATCGCTAAATCAAAAATTTGTTGATTTTTTTTCTCGCAGGCACCAATTTTTAGCCTGGCTGCCGAAAGCACAATGATCCAATGAAAAACCGGTTGCATGCAATACGTCAGGTCAATCAAAGTGTCAACCGGAATACTCAGAAATTCATCAACAAGCGCATCGGAAGGAATACCTGATTTACTCATATCGTTCTTCCCGACGAAAGCCACATGCAGCGATTTATTGCACCATGCTGGTGTTGCAGGCATTCCGTGAAACCCGATGGCATGCACCTTTTTTTTCTGCAACTGCAACATCGATTGAATGCGTGTGAATTCGTTGTATTTTTCTTCAGTTGTACAATCGAACAACAAAAGAAAAGTTCCGGATTCCTCAAAACTTTTGTTGGCAACAATCCTCTTCACAGCCGCCTTGCGACGACTTAGTGCCTTATGGAATATATTATCCCGGAATTTTTTTAGCATTGCTTTCAGATTTTTGTTGCTACTATAACGTAAAAGCTGCCAGCTTATTTTGATTTATCGGGCCCTTCGGGAATTTCAGGAATTGGTTTGTAATTTTTCAATTCTTCTTTAATGACTTCAATAGCTTTCAGAAGCTGTGTGTCGGTGCCGGAAAATTCCTGATACGGATCGTTGTCAATAATTATATCCGGCTCTACGCCATAGCCTTCAATGATCCATTTGCTTTCATCGATGGAGTAGCTTGCAAATTCGGGCTTGTTCAGCACAGTGCCATCTATAAATGGCAATGAACCGCGAATACCCACAACACCGCCCCAGCTGCGGACTCCAATGGTTTTACCCAACTGATGTTTTTTAAACGCATAAGGAAATAAGTCTCCGTCGGATGCTGAATACTGATTGAGTAAAAGCACTTTTGGGCCCAGCATGATTTTGGTTGGAGTCTGTCCGGGGATGGTCACGTTGCGGGCCATATTGGCGCGTGTCGGAACACGCATTAGTCGTTCCATAATCATTGGAGAAACATTGCCGCCGCCGTTTCCACGATCATCAATGATCAGTGCTTTTTTGTTCAGCTGCGGGTAAAAATATTTCACAAATTCATTCAGCCCTTCAACGCTCATGTCTGGAACGTGGATGTATCCTACTTCTCCGTTGGTTGCTTTATCAACAAGTTCCACATTGTGCTGCACCCAGTTGTAGTAATAGAGTGATGCTTCAGATGCCAGCGGAACAACAATAACTTTTCGGGCACCATCAGCTGATGGCTTGCTGTTTACAAGCATTTCGACCTGTATATCGGCTTTGCCTGCAAGCAGCGCGTATACATTATTTACAGTATTTGTTCTTACACCATCAATGGCGATAATATATTCTCCTTCTTTCACATTCACACCGTGCTCGGTGAGTGGGCTGCGCAATTGTTTGCTCCAGTTTGCCCCTTTCAATACAGACGATATTTTGAAAAAACCGGAGGGATCCGAAGCGATTACAGCGCCCAGAAGCCCAGTGTTTACGCGCGTTGGCATTGGCCGGTCTCCACCGCTGATGTAAGCATGTCCTACATTCAGTTCGCCGATTAATTCACCAATAATATAATTCAGGTCGTGACGATTATTAACATAAGGCAGCAATGCAGCGTATTTATCGCGCATGGCATCCCAGTTTACGCCCTGCATGTTTTCAACATAAAAGAAATCCCGCATCTGGCGGTAGACCTCAAAATAAATCTGAGACCATTCTTCCTGACGGTTGACCGTGGTTTTCAACTGATCGAACGACACGCTCTTTTCCGGCTTCACTTCAGCTTTTGGCAGATCGATGATATAATAAACTCTATCCCTGCGAACCAACATTTTCTTGCTGTTGCCAGTAATCTGAAAACCATTGAATTCGCCAATAGTAGTTTCTTTTGAATCTTCTATACTGTAAAGCATGAGTTGACTTTTCTCATCGCCTGTTGCACTTTTCACGTAGTAAACGTCGTCGCCGGTCATTTCTACTCCGTAATAATTGCATGACTCAATAGGTAATGAAACAATGCGATCCTGAATGCCCTCGGTTGTTACAACAATATTTGGAATAGCTCCATCAGCGGGTTTCGGGTCATCTTTCTTTTCAGGTTCCAATGCAACTTCATCATTCTTTGGCGCAAGCGGGTTCAGTGTTTTAGCGTCCAATGGCACAAGATAAATGCGCCCCATATTTGTATAGGCCGTATTCCATTCCGTCTGACTATAAATAGGATTGAAATCACGATCGCTGATGAAAACGAGAAATTTCCCGTCACGACTGAATTGCGCATTGTATGATTCGTACCAGGTATCGGTGACTGCAGTTTTCTTACCTGAAGCCAGCTCATAGAGCATAATTTGGTTCATGCCCGATTTTTGGGGCTCAGTAAAAACGATCCACTTACTGTCAGGACTCCATGCAAAATCAGTGTATTCCCACACGCCTGTTGATGCGACTTCTGTAATTTTTTTTGTTTCAACATCTACATAACGAAGACGCAGTTTTTTGTCGCTGAAAAGTATTTTTTTGCTATCCGGTGACCACTCAAGAGAGAAATAATATGTGTCGGCTTTTTTTGTAATCTGCACTGGGTCTGAACTTCCATCCTGTGCAATCGTCCAGATTTCAAACTCACCGCTGCGATCGCTTATATATGCAATGGTCTTTCCATCGGGCGACCAGACGGCGTTGCGGTCATGCGATGAAGATTTTTTTGTGAGATTTCGGGTAACTCCGCTTTTCACAGGAACGGAAAATACTTCGCCGCGGGCACTCACCACGAGCCGTTCTCCGCCTGGAGCAGGACTTACCATCTGAATATTTTTCGAAGCATCGGCCAGAAAGTCGCGACTGTAGGCCATGTCGTTTGAAATCAGAATTTTTACTTTTTCGGCTTTCTTGGTTGAAGCACTGAAAAGATAGATATAGCCTCCGTTTTCAAAAACGATTTCACCATTGTTGTGCGAAGGAAATTTGATGTCAAATTCAGAGTATGTTGTAACCTTAGATGTAGTCTTGCTTTCAGTATTGTAGCAGAAAAGATTCATGGTGCGGTCACGATCCGAAATAAAATAAATTTCATTGCCAATCCACATGGGCATGATATCCTGTGCCTGTGTATCGGTTATTTTTTCGATTGATTTTGTTTTATAATCGAAGATGCGTATATCATCGGCCATCCCACCTTTGTAATATTTCCATGTGCGGAATTCACGAAAAACGCGATTGAAAGCGAGCTTGCTGCCATCGCTATTGTAGCTGCAGAATCCGCCGGTGGAGAGGGGGAGTTCTTCTGATAGTCCGCCGTCAACAGATACTGCATATAGTTTTCCGACAAAATCGTTGAAGGAAGTTCCGCGTGAACGATATATGATTTTCTTTCCGTCGGGAGTCCAGCCCATTACAATATTATTGGGACCCATGCGATCCGAAATATCGTCCCTTCCAAGTGTGGCTGTGTGTGTCAGGCGTTTTGGAATTCCACCGTCGGCAGGAATCAGATAAACTTCAGTGTTGCCATCATACTGGCCGGTAAATGCAATCCATTTTCCATCTGGAGAAAATCTGGGGAACATTTCGTAGCCGTCGCCCGAAGTGATGCGACGCGCGACGCCGCCAGTTTTACCGACAGCGTAAAGATCACCGGCATAGGTGAAAACGATGGAGCTGCTGCTGACTGCAGGGAAACGAAGAAGACGGGCTTCCTGCTGGCTTTTGGCTGTATGAGTCATCATGATCATGATAGCAATAAGGAGTGAATATTTCATTTTGAATGGCATTTATAATGGCAGCCCAAAATTACGGATTTTTGCTGAGAACGAACCGTATCAGCAGGTGATTATTATCAGCTGTTATGAAGGAGCCGTTTCTTGATGTCACAACGATTCCATATTCTTTGTGGAATTTATACTGCTTTGCAGTACTTCGAACGATGGAATATTGTGACAAGCGCAACGATATCCCATCGTCCGACCGCAGAGAGGATATGGGATCGTCGTTGGTGCTGAAAAGCTGATTTAATATCGGAAACTAAACCATCCTGCGTTGATGCGACGGATTGGTATGCGCGATATCAGCGCTGCTATTGCGAGAACTGTAAAAAACACATAAACGAAATCGGTCCATATTATTTTAACCGGATAAATATCACTGATAAAGGTATCTCCTCCTGCAAACCGCACCAGGCCAAAGTTTTGCTGCAGTACAATAACGATTATACTGATTCCAAATCCAACGAGCATTCCGGTCAGACAAATGATAAAGCCATGCGCAACTATAACACGTCTGATTTTCGGAACTCCTGCGCCCAATGCATAAAGCGTTGAGAGGTCTTTTTGCTTGCTCAGAATTTCAAGTGTCAGTGTTGAGATGATGGTGAATGACGTGATTAGCAGAATGAGCGCAAGGATAAGAAACACAATAAGCTTTTCGCTTTTCATGATTTTGTACAATGCTTCTTCCTGTTCCATTCTGTTTTTAACATTGTATCTGTCACCTACCATATCCTGCACCTCGTCTTCGATTCCGGGAATCAGACTTTCATCGCTGATGCTAATTTCAATGGCTGTGGAAATGGTTTCGTACTCCAGCAGGTCACGTGCGAGTGAAAGCGGAACAATTATATATTTTTCGTCAAACTCCTGCTGAACCGAAAACATGCCTCCTGCAATGGCGCTTCTGGAGCGGAACGACGACGAAATATCGGCCGATGCAGCCGACGTTCTTTTCGGGCTGTAGAATGTCAGCGGCGTTGTGAAATCATTGATGTTGATTCCAAGAGAATAAAATATTCCTGCACCAACAATAGCGTAGGGCACACTGTCTGTCCCGAGATTGCTGCTGCCATTGAGCATGAGCGGCTTGAATTTCTCTTCGAATCCCTTACCCGGCTCCACTCCTTTGATATAAACCACTTGTTGACGGTCGCCGTAACGAACCATGCAGATATCTTCGACAACGTAACTGATGTCATCAACACCATTCAGCGAGACGATTCTGGAAGCATCAAATTCTTTGTTTTGAAAATATTTTCCGTTGACCGGTTCAATGCGCAGCTCGCTGTGAAAGTTGTTGAACATGGTGCTTATCATCCCTTCCAGACCATTGAATGCTGAAAGAACAATGATTAGAGCAGCTGTTCCTACAGCAATGCCCCAGAATGAAATACCAGAAATAATGTTGATGATACTGAACGATTTCTTCGATCGCCAGAAGCGAAACGCCATCCATGGTATCCATTGTTTGCCGGCCACAGCTATGATTTTAGCGCCTTGTCAATTTTCTCCATATAATCCAGACTGTCGTCGATAAAAAACTTCAGCTCTGGAATTATGCGTACCTGTTTGCCAATGCGCAACCCGAGCAGTTTCCGGAGTTCTGAGGTGTAAATCTGAATGGTCTGAAACAAAGAATCCTTGTCTTTCACGGCAAACAAACTCAGGTAAACCCGGGCAATACTCATGTCGGGACTCAGCCTGACAACGGTAACGGTGATCATGGCATTGCCAAACATATTTTTTCCTTCGTGAAGAAATATTTCAGCTAAATCTTTTTGAATCAGCCGCGCGGCTTTTTGTTGTCTGATGCTATCCAT from Bacteroidetes bacterium GWF2_43_63 includes these protein-coding regions:
- a CDS encoding 4-hydroxy-tetrahydrodipicolinate synthase; the protein is MKFSVQGCGVALVTPFDEQGAIDFKSMIRLVDHVVDGGVDYIVLFGTTGESPTVSLQEKQEALQLVSKHLNGKVPIVIGFGSNNTTKLIEEMNLFDFTGASALLSVMPYYNKPNQDGMYMHYKMIAEHAPIPVVLYNVPGRTVVNMEPETTLRIARDCPNVMAIKEATDNMDQVMDLLYEKPASLEVVAGDDALALPIISMGACGVISVIANAYPKEFSKMVHATMNGNMEEARKYHYLILPIMHTLLKMGNPSGIKAVLHIKGLIQHVFRLPVHPVNEAKFAEISKVVEQTEKNCRQATL
- a CDS encoding protease, which translates into the protein MKYSLLIAIMIMMTHTAKSQQEARLLRFPAVSSSSIVFTYAGDLYAVGKTGGVARRITSGDGYEMFPRFSPDGKWIAFTGQYDGNTEVYLIPADGGIPKRLTHTATLGRDDISDRMGPNNIVMGWTPDGKKIIYRSRGTSFNDFVGKLYAVSVDGGLSEELPLSTGGFCSYNSDGSKLAFNRVFREFRTWKYYKGGMADDIRIFDYKTKSIEKITDTQAQDIMPMWIGNEIYFISDRDRTMNLFCYNTESKTTSKVTTYSEFDIKFPSHNNGEIVFENGGYIYLFSASTKKAEKVKILISNDMAYSRDFLADASKNIQMVSPAPGGERLVVSARGEVFSVPVKSGVTRNLTKKSSSHDRNAVWSPDGKTIAYISDRSGEFEIWTIAQDGSSDPVQITKKADTYYFSLEWSPDSKKILFSDKKLRLRYVDVETKKITEVASTGVWEYTDFAWSPDSKWIVFTEPQKSGMNQIMLYELASGKKTAVTDTWYESYNAQFSRDGKFLVFISDRDFNPIYSQTEWNTAYTNMGRIYLVPLDAKTLNPLAPKNDEVALEPEKKDDPKPADGAIPNIVVTTEGIQDRIVSLPIESCNYYGVEMTGDDVYYVKSATGDEKSQLMLYSIEDSKETTIGEFNGFQITGNSKKMLVRRDRVYYIIDLPKAEVKPEKSVSFDQLKTTVNRQEEWSQIYFEVYRQMRDFFYVENMQGVNWDAMRDKYAALLPYVNNRHDLNYIIGELIGELNVGHAYISGGDRPMPTRVNTGLLGAVIASDPSGFFKISSVLKGANWSKQLRSPLTEHGVNVKEGEYIIAIDGVRTNTVNNVYALLAGKADIQVEMLVNSKPSADGARKVIVVPLASEASLYYYNWVQHNVELVDKATNGEVGYIHVPDMSVEGLNEFVKYFYPQLNKKALIIDDRGNGGGNVSPMIMERLMRVPTRANMARNVTIPGQTPTKIMLGPKVLLLNQYSASDGDLFPYAFKKHQLGKTIGVRSWGGVVGIRGSLPFIDGTVLNKPEFASYSIDESKWIIEGYGVEPDIIIDNDPYQEFSGTDTQLLKAIEVIKEELKNYKPIPEIPEGPDKSK
- a CDS encoding ribosome-binding factor A; the encoded protein is MDSIRQQKAARLIQKDLAEIFLHEGKNMFGNAMITVTVVRLSPDMSIARVYLSLFAVKDKDSLFQTIQIYTSELRKLLGLRIGKQVRIIPELKFFIDDSLDYMEKIDKALKS